AAAACTTACCCTTACGGTTTGGCGAATTTGTGCTTACAATAATATCATGATTATTGATACGATAAAACACTCTGGTATAACTGTGGTGATAGCTAAAGAGTCTCAACATAATATATTAAGCACATAATCTTATTATCAAACAATCAACATCGAGGGAGAAAAAACTCAAATCATTTCATAATACACACAAATTTAATGGTGTAAAAATCAATTTGGATCATAAAATCTGTCATAAAATCACTCAATAAAAATCTTCTTGGATTGTGCATTAATATTTTCGATAAAGCGAAAGCAATAATGGTGGTTGGTTGATATTTCTTTAAGTAAGAACCATTTCTTAATAGTCATTggaaatcaatttttatttccttttattATTATGGACCGGTTCTATTTATGAATTTGTTCTATAATGAACTATTTTACATTCGATTAATGAACCGCGAAGAATTTAAACCAGATTAATTTAGACCTATTCAGTCGAAATCCACACTCGCTGTAAAGGTTAACAGTTAGATAAGAAGCAGGGCAAAAATTATTAACTCATCGAGGTCATCAAACGCTCAAAGTCAACACTATAAGTTACTAGTGGACTTGTCAAGATTCGATCGGCCCTAGTTAATGGACCTAGAACACTATTAACCTGTCTTGAAACTAGGTTCAACTTTATTTATCCTTTTAAAAGAACTTATAAAATGATTGCACACATTTTGACCCTTCTATTAAGTAACAGACATCTTTTCATACGTTAACTTAACACCATCAATGACTATGAATCACATGCGCAAACTAAATTAGATGATCTATTCGGTTGAGGACTTAAGATGCCGTTGATTAGTTAGGTTTTAATTTAAACTTAAGTTTAAAAATCACAAAACGAAACAAAAAACTGACCTGATTCTTTTGTATTTCAGTCCAATTTACAAAGCCCATTAAAGTTATAAATCACAGGCCCAACATTAAAGTTAACTATGAAGCCCACTTTCGAATTAACGTACGAACCGGAAAATTGTCCGTACGCTCAAAGATAATTTGCGCCGATTATATTTTGATGGGAATTCAACTTTCATACTGTACGATGATACTTTACCAAAAAGTGAGATGCATCTAACGCCGGGTGAAGTTTTAATACATAATCCCAAATAAAAATGTCACGATTATTGCATATTATCAACGGATGATCATGGATTCTAAACACAAGGTCTAGATGACAATTATAAGATTTATTTTTATAGATCGTTTAATTAGGATCGTGAACTTCATGATTATCACACAATAATATACGAATAGAGTTTATAAAAAAATATCTTATAGTGCTAATTTGTAGTACATCACCGATCATTTTAGCAGCagtaataccttgtggaggttatggtttctccttcttcacctcttATGTTATGAATAATCAATTTTTCAAACCCAATATCGATGGTTATTGTGTTCCTCTTATAGGTATAAGAGGACCGAGTTCCTAGGGTTTAGTTGTAGCAttaaatctcgaccgtccatcaaagaagagatattagGAAATAATCCCATAAATGGTAACCAACATAATTTAACAATATTCTATAATTAACACAATTATTACATGGCCCAAAGAAATATTCCTATGTATAGAAATATTCTTACaccaaagtccaagagaagtggaagaaaagcgacgaaaaggagcaaaacgctcaaaatcaagagaaggaccaaagaccgatcttaactcattcaaattaaggatttctcatcatcatcttgaagagaattgaaagataaaaagaatgaggtcattccgagttcggatgaagaatttgtggccaaaacaagcttttattgaataccgaagacagtaaagttcgcaaacgggttcgcgaacttagcaagtggaaaacgtgtattaacacCTTGGAAGGCATAAGGGCACGTTTGGTTTCGTTATTTCGGGTTGAGTTTCTTAatcgaactaaatacttggagaccaagcaatgtaaacctataaaaaggtattaggttatgtaaaatagaGAATCataatcgaatctcatatcacaagttatacatcaaaacctagggtttacccctttagggggaaaccaccattattcatcttctttgtaatatgagtagctaaatcctttgttgattaaggatgaattcaatgttctaagcgtgaagctttattattaatacaaacatattgagagttttaatcatcattgtttgttttcactatatctagggtttatgattgatttattagattgtttggagtgcacgctagattaatctattgatcattctattgctagtaatgagttaggatatccgtgtaattattgaataacccttacacaagtagagaacatgagaccccatagagggattctatggagcaatcatgtgtgaagacaacagtagtaagtggaccttgcgctaagagtctaactgctaggattaacctaagttcacataacttaatgcttccgattgggttacaccttgagtgcgctaatACTTGatggttcggttggatagaacttgatatgtgagcgcttcggtatcaagttacacaaggagctttggggataacactgctctaactgttattctacggttggtgatgaatggtttttactaacgatagataagtattctaatcctgttaacgcttggtaacggcaaatgattccttgatcatccctttcttcttattgtctttatatttatcttaaaaccaaaacccccctttgttatttactttatcttgctgatcaaataacatatcaattacacagctctctgtgggaacgatctcttactaccgctatattaccagttaattagtgggaaatatatttattaatttgttgagcctacgacaacccatacagaaacataacaaaaaagaaaaattaacaaCTTAGGATCTAGTAATTATTTGGGACATGCAGCTCCATCTTTTTGGAAACCACCGACTGGTCTTTAATATTACTCTGCATGTTGTGATGTTAATTATGAAAATATAACCAGTCATTCTGGAATTGGTCTGATTCTTCGAAATTTTGCGGATGAGTATGAACGTGTAAGGTGCGCATATGCTGATGAATACATGAGTGCAAAACAAGCTGACTGTGAGAGGCTGTTGCAAGCCATTCGATGGGAGAAGAGATGGGACTACAACTTTTAAACTGGATATTAAATTGGTAGTTGAGGTTATCAAGGTGACTATAGAAAAATAACATGAGAAagtctatatttttttttttgaagcatgaaattttaTTAAACTGCTAAAGGGATATTACAAGATTGTATATGATACACATAGGATCAAACACAATTAGACCGATATGCCAAGAAATCACTGTAACATGGTATTGAGGTAAAATGCGAGAAGCATTCTCCAGATCAGAAATGCAGCGGTGGTAGATGGTATTGGCGAGAATGAGATTGTCAAGGCTCCGCAGGACTTCGACGAATGCTTTTCACAAGAAAAGCTGTATTTTTGATGGAAAAGGCCCACATGGCTGTATCCACAAGAACTTGATTGGTGGTGATGTGGTTCGTTGCAACTGATCCGAGATGTTGGTTAGTTCTTTGTCTCCAGATGATGCGGAGTATTTCTCAATTGATTTCTGCATATCTTCTTGATTAACTGCTTTGTCCACTACTTCAAACTGCGTTTTTAGTTTTGAGTGAATGTTGAAGTAGAATCCAATCTTTTCCCTAGAAAGAATAAGCTAATAAACAGAGTACCACCTACTAAAGATACTACCTATTATTACTTACAAATGAAAACTGAACTGAAAGTTGCAAGCTAGATTACAGACTAGACTGACTTAAACTAAGGAAATTAAAATAGTACAACTTTGTTGGAATAGTAAAATAACTAAATTGAGAAACATATTGTCGAATTCACCGTCCGACTCACAACCAATTAGGTTTTATACTTGCTGCTAAAAGATATAATGAAGCTGCTGTGATCTAATCCTAGGATTTCAAACACCCAAATATTTCAACATATATAGGTGCTGAATAAGTCACTTTGTCAAGATTGATAGATGATCTGGAAATCTTCAAGAGAACCACGGTGAGAAAATGACTTGTCAAAGGTTCCATTTATGAATGCATTATATGAGGTTATGTATGAAGCTCAAGTTGAGTATTGTCAATCTAGGTGTGTGAAGGAACTGGAAAGCTTTTGGGTAAAATCTGAATATTGGTGCATAAGTGAAAGAAtgatgggaatgaaagcacactGGTTAAAGCTCAATACTGTTTTCCAGAGactaaaaaaattaaacctaaatcaTGAAAGACCTACAAAAAGGACTCAATTGATACCGGAAACAAGctataagaaaaagaataatactAGACATGTTAGGTCTTTTAAAATTTCAAAACTCTAGGCCTCTTGTCTTCCAAGCTTTATTGCAAATGTAGTATTAAAAGATAAAAATGATGTAACTGATTATTCATTGTAATTCATTATTTCTGGTTCCATTAATACTCTTCTTCTATAAAATATATAATGGCACTATAACaacacaaaaaatgaaaaaaagaaaaagaaagaaatgatgTCTGCCTTTGAAATTTACAATTATTATTGtgaactacaaaaataaaataaaaagtgatGTCTGGCTTTGGAATTTATAATAATCATTGTGAGCTACAACTGATTTCGTATCTTGCAATGTCGACACCAATTTTTCAGCAAAAACTGAAAATGTGTTTGAAGCTAATATTATCGTGATGTGTTTCTTCTCTAAATTCCTACTAAAATTAGTACATTATGAGATACCAAACTTCACCGTCTATCAATCTTAATTTCGACTTTTAATTTCCAATAACTGATTTTTAAAATGTTAATGGCAGGGCTTTATGTTTCAGATTGAGCTCATTTCTAGCAGAGATATGTAGCTTCTTAAGAAGAACATATATCAATCAAAACTAGCTTAGTCGGTGTCACTGTGGTACAATGATAAAATTGGGTGATGTACTAGTGACATGAGTATGAAACTCGTCAATGCCGGATCTTTCCCGAATAAAAAATTTGAGACTCAATGGTCATGCCCCAGTCAATGTTTACAAAACAGGAGTGTACACCTGTATAGCGTGTCATACAATGGTTCAAATATATTCATTTTTCTAATTGGGGGCCAGGGTCTTCCCTTCACTCCTAGATTTCATCTCAATCTCTGTAATCATACAATTTACATAATAAGTGAAAGTTTGATATTCTACCTGCCCAAACTACCCGCTAGGGCTGTCAATAGAACCTATCGAAACGGTAACGGGCTCTATTGGTACTGTTACCGATAATTTCTATCGGAATTCCGTTACCGATAATTTCCGGCGGAATTCTTAAAATCTAAACCGCTACCGTTTCGTCAAGTTACTGATAAATACCGTTATCTGATATAGTTTACATTACCAGTTTTCAGAACGAAAATCAGTTCAAACTAAGAAAATTTTAGTTCAAAATCCATACTAAAAAACAAAGTAACCACATATAAATGTTCCAAATTTACTTAGTTACAAGTTCTTGAAGAAAACCACACAAGAAATTCATAAACAACACGTGCAATCATGATGTGTGGTCTTAAAACGGTATGGTGATTCACTGCCTGTACTTTTTATTTTGATCATTGTGTATAGCTCTGTAGCTGGATACTAAAATATGTGATTTCGATCAAGTGGGTTTGTATCAAAGGGAAATGTCAAAACCATGGGGACCATCTGTTAATGTGCTTAGATGCTGAAGTAGATATTTGCAATTTAGATTGCTTGCGATGCATAAACATAAAAGTAAACTTACTGTCTGAAAATTTATCCTTTTGTAATTTGTAGTGCCGTATTTGTTAGAGAGCATTATGTTCACCTGCTTCCGTTTTCTAAAACCGTGTAGATATATGCATCTGAACCTCACAGAGAGAAATCAGTGAAATCAACTTGCTTTTGGTATGAAAAAACCTATAAGAATAATCTTCTACTGTTGTAGTTCGTTTAGCTTTaaatctttatttttgttttataaaaaagCCAGTGCTTTCTTGAAACATGCATAGCCCGGGGCAGTTTGATGTTGGGTTTTGTTCCATATATATGCAGGCTCTTTAGTCTCTTTCATTTATTGGGTTTTTAACCTCTGTCATGTTTTGAAGTTGAAACAGACTTGAAactgatagtgtgtgaaaactaTCCAACCCGGTGCATGTGATTGTAGTTCTAAGAATCTTATTTCGGATTGTATATTCAGTTAAGAATGGTCTAATTGTAGACCTGCGTTGTTGATAAATCTATTAAGTTTGCAGTGTGATTCATAAACCTGAAATTCCACTTTAATGTAGCTCATCTACTATTATTTAGTGGATGAGATGGGTGTTGCGGAGAACTTAAGGACTGACCTATGTTTGATTTCGTCATGGTTAGGCAAACTTTGGAAGTAGTTTAGCTATATGATAGTACCACAGTGCTTCAGATACTAGATAGTTTCAGACTGCAGATTACTTCAGATATTAAATCAAAATAACAGTATGCTCATATTTGTTGAAAGAGTATACCAGAAAAACCAACAGAAGTATCCCAACATCCTCCATTTACAATATTATTAGTGGTGTGGCTGTGCCTACCATGACAGCGTATCATTTGTCACCATTGCTTATTTCAGTGTTGTTTAATTGATCAATTCATTGATTTATGAAGATCTCCATCCTCCTTTTCTGatcatctgattttgttttgtttatgtCTTTGACTTTGGCGTACTTAAGAAACTACTTTCAATATTACAGAGTAGGAGAGTGTAACTACTCAGATAATAAAAAAGTGCTCATCTGAGTTAAATGTATTCAGTAATGTTATGTAGCTTCATTAAATCTAGTCACTAACTTTCACCATCTAAACTTGCAGCATTTGGATGTGGTACCTAACAGGGGAAATAAGTCATTCCAGACTTGTGGTATTCCTCATGAGGAAAAATATAATATCGGGAAGTATCcaattcttctttttcattttacACCCGTGTCTTTCTGCTTCAACTGGATGTTATTATGTTATTAATAAGCTTGAAAAAGATAATGTTATTAAATCTATTCACTAACTCTTGATATTGGGCTATGTGAAAGTAAGGAGGTGAGTTTTGCCATCGAGTTGTCTAAAAGATGGTGAATGGTAATGATTACCCAGTTGTTCACTGCATCTGTAAATGGTCGTTGCGAAGGCAGTCTAATCGGCCAGGATTTTAATCTCCTCTATGAGAAGGTTAGTGATTGGAGCAGTCATATAAATTTTTCCATTTACAGGCTTCTTATTTAAGATGCTTCAATCTCTGTATTCGTATTTTACAGAATATAGAAAGATCCACCTGTGGAAAGTATGTAAAGTGGCCTACATAGCTACATCGTTGTGGGCCACCTCTACACTGAGGTTGTAGCTCGCGTTTGTCCAATGAACTTAGAGGTAAAACGTTTCTACCGCAATGCATAATGCTTTCCATCTCTTTTTTCCTGCTTGCGGATAGCTTCATTCCCGTGCTTTTTTCTGCTTGCACATAACTTCATTCCTGCGAAGTTCCAAATCACCTTAAGGAGGCTTTAAAAAATTCCCAAATATGCATTCTGAAACCCAATAAGATTAGCAACTGTCACCTGAAGTAGCTTGCAGAACTAACAAAAAAACTGAAGGAACCTATAGAAATAGCGACTGGAGTAACTTTAATGCATTGGGAGTCAGGAAATTAGTGTTGTGATAATTGCATTTTAGTTTATTAAATGTTTTCATTTTACCCCTTCTGATCCCTTTGCATTAAGATGTGACATAATGAAGATTTCATGTAATATATATAATGTTTTTAAGTAGAATCGAAACTATTTTTTTCCTGACAAACGGATGGGCCTAAGGTAGTGTAACACTATGATGACCGTATTTATCATGTGTGGGACTTTAAACTTTTAATTTACTTAATTAATTTGCATTTGTCCTACGTATAACTTTGGAACTCACAACTATGTCCTTCATTGATTAGCTGCATTAGTTTGTGTTAAATGGAAAATTGGGTTTAGTCACAGCTTAGATAACTGCCTATCATGTGCTGTCTGACTTCCAGGATTGCTTTGGTGAAAAGAATTTCCATTTCCTGCCTTGCCTTTCATAGTCACAGCTTAGATAACTGCGTCATGTTATACATATATTTTAGGTAGTTCTGTACTGACAACAGTTGCACATGCCTATCTTCAGTAACGGCTAAAATGCCGTAATATCATTCTCAACTTTCTTAATACCAAGAAGTGAGAAGAAAGAAGTGAACGATGTTTCAGTATTTGTTCATGATGTCTGAAGACtgtgaaaccaatttttttttgattcagcCATTGATTTGGTTTTCTAATTTGGTTCTCTTATTTTCGCTGGAGTTAGTTAAAATATATGTTACCTAGATGATGCGAACATAATAAAGTCATGTTAGAATCATGTTAGTGCCTTAGTAAACTACCAGGTTGCTGTTTAATTGGCCGAGACTACACTTCATCAAGCATTGATGGTCAAAGAACTGCTTAAGGTAATGTCTCACTCCAAGGTACTCTTTTGAGTGGTCAATCAAAATTCATGCTTTCTGAATACTGTGTGGAGATGATATTTTCAACAGAACATTTAGGTGTGAGGTCTTAAATTTGGTTTCGGATACTTCATTCTTATTTGATCGTTTCATGTTGTTCATCTTAATGGGAGATTTCTGAACACCAATGCTTTCACTCGAGTTTTATATTATCTTTTATTCGCATCATGCTGCTTGTGCTATGAAAACACATTGTTTAATCTCCCATCCTTTAATTTAGATGTCAAATCATTCTCTATCTTGAAATGTCTCATAGTAGCTTCTTCCTTTTGTGGTTAGACATATGGGTTGGTTCTACATGCTGTCCTCATCACCATGAAAATGTGTCAATTGTCATATATGGTCTGCTAGATGAATGGTTTTGGATAGTTGATTCATGAAGATTGGTTCAGAGAAGTAACTTAAGAAGCTTAATGGGTGAAGGTGAAAGAGATTTGTCTGCGAAGTTGCATTTTAAGTGTTTTATTTCATGCCTTAATATAAGATTCTGTACAAAATGGTTTAACATGTCTTCTCTTCTTTTATGTAGTACTCGATAAAAGTTATTAATGAAATACATCTTTTGCATACCTAAAAagtgtgtttaatttaaatcttaaAATAAAGCACCTGGAAGACATTAATGAAATTATGTTAAACTGTAATTTCCGAGTCTCTGACCCTTTCCATATGTCTCATTCAATAAATTTGTAGAAAAACTGAAGTGGCTAGAAGTCTGGGAGTCGAGCAAATGGAGATAAGCGATAAATACCTCGGTCACCAACTGCTCAAACCGGGTCACCAAAATGCTTCATTTGAGTTTCTGAATGAGAAGTTTAAACTGGCAGGTTGGAAAGGCTAGTCACTTGTCTCAAGCAGGGAGGACAATCCTTATCAAGACTGTGGTAGGACTCATTCCTCCGTATTACATGGCAACCTCTATAACCAAAGAAGACTCTGGACACTATGACCAGAACAATGAGGAACTTTTGGTGGGGTCACTCGAAAGATACCAGGAAGACTCATTTCACTAAATGGAACCAGTTGGAACGTACTAAAGATCAAGGGGGTCTAGTATTCGTTCTCTGCAGAATTTAAACAAAGCTATGATAGCTAAGTTGGTTTGGAAACTTCTTGAAGATCCTGACTGTCCTTGGGCCAGGCTTATGCATGCAAAATATCTGAAGACTGGTAGCTTTTGGGATGCTAAAAGACCTGCTAATTGTTCGTCCACATGGAGTGCTATGTTAAAGTGCAGAGACGATATGAGAGATGGCTGTTGTTGGAGGGTTGGAAATGGTGCTAATATTAATATCTAGTCTGATCCCTGGATCCCAAATTTGCCAATGAAAGCCCCCGAGCGTAACACCAATGTCCCAGCTAACATAACCAAGGTGGCTGATCTGATAATCCCAGGTGAAAACAGATGGAATGAAGAAAAGCTGCAGCAGCTATTCACCCAATTTGAAGTCACGAAGATTATGGAGACGCATCTGCCTTCAACGGAGACAAACTCGAGGGACAAGCTGCTGTGGACACATCACCCTGCTGGTGAGTTCTCTGCCAAATCTTATATAAGAACCTTAACTGATAGACAACCCTCTACCTCTACCACTTCTGAATTTCCGTGGAAGATATTATGGAGTTTGAAAAGTATTGTCCCTAAGATTCAACTTTTTATATGGAGGATTCTCAATAATGGGGTAGCTGTTGCTGGAAATTTAGTGAGACATATTAGGGGAGTCAATGGTAACTGTAGACTGTGCAATAAAGAGATAGAAACAGTTGATCACTTATTCCTCCACTGTCAAGCAACGCAAGCTGTTCTCTTCGCTTCTCCCATGAACCTTAGAACTGGTTTAAGGCCGAATGATACTGTTCAAGATTGCATATCCAGATGGCTCAATGAAGGTGGCGACTTCTGCAATATGAAGATGGGTGCTTGTATGTTCTGGGCTCTCTGGAAGGCCAGAAACAATATAGTCTTCAATAAGGGCAAGTTTGTTATTCAATCCATTATCAAAGAGGCAATGTACTGGTTTAATCTTGAGATACCCACTGATGAAGCCATGTCGATTCCCACTGAAGCTAAGTTTTTAGAGGCACATAAGAATATTTGAGAACCTAACAAAATTAAGATTAACTTTGATGGTGCGGCTGGAGACAAAGGCTACGCGTGTAGCGCCATTGCGAGAGACAGTATGGCAGGCTTTCAAGGGTGTCAAACTAGAGTTCTCAATTTCTCTGCGGCAGCTGAGGCAGACGCTT
This portion of the Papaver somniferum cultivar HN1 chromosome 11, ASM357369v1, whole genome shotgun sequence genome encodes:
- the LOC113324437 gene encoding uncharacterized protein LOC113324437, whose amino-acid sequence is MITQLFTASVNGRCEGSLIGQDFNLLYEKVGKASHLSQAGRTILIKTVVGLIPPYYMATSITKEDSGHYDQNNEELLNLNKAMIAKLVWKLLEDPDCPWARLMHAKYLKTGSFWDAKRPANCSSTWSAMLKCRDDMRDGCCWRVGNGANINI